Proteins encoded in a region of the Methylosinus trichosporium OB3b genome:
- a CDS encoding arylesterase produces MKHELHCRGFAAALLLAALPFSTARAESVPLRLVILGDSLSSGFGVPEGYGFAPALATRLRADGYRNVEIFNGSMPGDTTSDAATRLAADPRGYSADVAIVELGGNDMLTATEPAVVERNLNWIIDGYRREGTLVVIGGMLSKPELGFVYNVTFDRLYPKLATRWGASLYPFFLQGVFGHPALMQEDGIHPNAAGVQRIVAGVAPMIERNLDAAAARRKRVDARQATADDAPSAAPARFPF; encoded by the coding sequence ATGAAGCACGAGCTGCACTGTCGTGGTTTCGCCGCGGCTCTTCTCCTCGCCGCCCTCCCCTTCTCGACCGCCCGGGCCGAGAGCGTCCCCCTGAGGCTCGTCATTCTCGGCGATAGCCTGAGCTCGGGCTTCGGCGTTCCGGAAGGCTATGGCTTCGCGCCAGCGCTCGCGACGCGGCTGCGCGCCGACGGCTATCGCAATGTGGAGATATTCAACGGCTCCATGCCCGGCGACACGACCAGCGACGCGGCGACGCGCCTCGCCGCCGACCCGCGAGGCTATTCCGCCGATGTCGCCATTGTCGAGCTCGGCGGCAACGACATGCTGACGGCGACCGAGCCTGCCGTCGTCGAACGCAATCTGAACTGGATCATCGACGGATATCGGCGCGAGGGAACGCTCGTCGTCATCGGCGGCATGTTGTCGAAGCCAGAGCTCGGCTTCGTCTATAATGTCACCTTCGATCGGCTCTATCCCAAGCTCGCGACGCGCTGGGGCGCCTCGCTCTATCCGTTTTTCCTGCAAGGCGTGTTCGGCCATCCGGCGCTGATGCAAGAGGACGGCATTCATCCCAACGCCGCCGGCGTGCAGCGCATCGTCGCCGGCGTCGCGCCGATGATCGAGCGCAATCTCGACGCGGCGGCGGCGCGCCGCAAGCGCGTCGACGCCCGACAAGCGACGGCGGACGATGCGCCATCCGCCGCGCCCGCCCGCTTTCCCTTCTAG
- a CDS encoding IS4 family transposase, translated as MGFGVGDIRVERSGDWLMEQIAATGSLTLRKVGASRSGEMRAHRFLSSGFASVEAIMETLGARTAERCAGRRVVAAQDTSEINFAGRSAKRRGLGPAGNGCDPGFFIHPVLAIDADDEAVVGLVDARIWTRPQTKAPARRGRAFEDKESARWLEGCASAAEQLGAAAEVTVVGDRESDIFQLFARRPEGVHLVVRAAQDRRIEGGSLFEAAAAAAPLTTTMTKVAPRGPGDKGRLARVELRAVRVRLLAPASLSAKEKTGAPAVELTLVEAREIEPPEGVASLLWRLLTTHAAETAEQAREIVRCYRLRWRIEQLFRTLKSDGLALEDSQIVDAERLMRLSAVALGAAARIIQLVDARDGGPRSCGDVVDEALVEPLEAIGKTLEGKTERQKNPHEKGSLAWLAWITARLGGWNCYYKPPGPKTMRDGWNRLASMLAGYAIATAKAFP; from the coding sequence ATGGGGTTTGGGGTCGGCGACATTCGTGTCGAGCGCAGCGGCGACTGGCTGATGGAGCAGATCGCGGCGACGGGGTCGCTGACCTTGCGTAAGGTCGGGGCCTCGCGCAGCGGCGAGATGCGCGCCCATCGCTTCCTGTCGTCCGGCTTCGCCTCGGTCGAGGCGATCATGGAGACGCTGGGCGCGCGCACCGCGGAGCGCTGCGCCGGTCGCCGGGTGGTGGCCGCACAGGATACGAGCGAGATCAATTTCGCCGGCCGCTCGGCCAAGCGTCGCGGCCTGGGGCCCGCCGGCAATGGATGCGATCCTGGCTTCTTCATCCATCCGGTGCTGGCCATAGACGCCGATGACGAGGCCGTAGTCGGCCTCGTCGACGCGCGGATCTGGACGCGTCCGCAGACGAAGGCGCCGGCGCGGCGCGGCCGCGCTTTCGAGGACAAGGAATCGGCGCGCTGGCTCGAAGGCTGCGCGAGCGCCGCAGAGCAGCTCGGCGCGGCCGCCGAAGTCACCGTCGTCGGCGACCGCGAGAGCGACATCTTCCAGCTTTTCGCGCGGCGTCCCGAGGGCGTCCATCTCGTCGTGCGCGCCGCCCAGGATCGCCGTATCGAAGGCGGCTCTCTCTTCGAGGCGGCCGCCGCGGCCGCGCCGCTGACGACGACAATGACCAAGGTCGCGCCGCGCGGGCCGGGCGACAAAGGGCGCCTCGCCAGGGTCGAGCTGCGCGCGGTCCGCGTCCGCCTCCTCGCCCCGGCCTCCCTCTCCGCGAAGGAAAAGACGGGCGCGCCGGCTGTCGAGCTGACGCTGGTGGAGGCGCGCGAGATCGAGCCGCCGGAAGGCGTCGCTTCGCTGCTGTGGCGGCTCCTGACCACCCATGCGGCCGAAACCGCCGAACAGGCGCGCGAGATCGTGCGTTGCTATCGCTTGCGCTGGCGGATCGAGCAATTGTTCCGCACCCTCAAAAGCGACGGGCTCGCGCTCGAGGACAGCCAGATCGTCGACGCCGAGCGGTTGATGCGGCTCTCGGCGGTGGCCCTCGGAGCGGCGGCTCGCATCATTCAACTGGTCGACGCGCGCGACGGCGGCCCGCGCTCCTGTGGCGACGTCGTCGACGAGGCCCTGGTCGAGCCGCTCGAGGCGATCGGCAAGACCTTGGAGGGCAAGACGGAACGGCAGAAGAACCCGCATGAGAAGGGCTCGCTCGCATGGCTCGCTTGGATCACAGCCCGTTTGGGAGGCTGGAACTGCTACTACAAGCCGCCCGGCCCCAAGACGATGCGAGACGGATGGAACCGCCTCGCCTCCATGCTCGCCGGATACGCCATCGCAACAGCCAAAGCGTTTCCGTGA
- a CDS encoding carbonic anhydrase, translating into MQKLIEGLHHFQSTVFGNQRELFERLAQGQSPETLFITCADSRIDPCLLTNSQPGELFILRNAGNLVPPYGAVRGGEAASIEFAVAGLGVKDVVVCGHSHCGAMKGLLAPPPADEFPALTEWLSHAEATKRIMRDKYCEHDATQKLNIAIQENVLAQLENLRTHPAVASALSQGRLRLHGWVYKIETGEVFGYDPDARQFILLTQRPAAAQTLRRVEI; encoded by the coding sequence ATGCAAAAGCTGATCGAAGGGCTTCATCATTTCCAATCCACGGTTTTCGGCAATCAGCGCGAATTGTTCGAGCGCCTGGCGCAGGGGCAATCGCCGGAGACCTTGTTCATCACTTGCGCCGATTCACGCATCGATCCTTGCCTGCTGACCAATTCACAGCCGGGCGAGCTGTTCATCCTGCGCAACGCCGGCAATCTCGTGCCGCCCTATGGCGCTGTGCGCGGCGGCGAGGCGGCGTCGATCGAATTCGCCGTCGCCGGGCTCGGGGTGAAGGACGTGGTCGTCTGCGGCCATTCGCATTGCGGCGCGATGAAGGGACTGCTCGCGCCGCCGCCGGCCGACGAGTTTCCGGCGCTCACCGAATGGCTGTCGCATGCGGAGGCGACGAAACGCATCATGCGCGACAAATATTGCGAGCATGACGCGACGCAGAAGCTCAACATCGCCATTCAGGAGAATGTCCTGGCTCAGCTCGAGAATTTGCGCACGCATCCGGCGGTCGCTTCGGCGCTGTCGCAGGGCCGACTGCGGCTGCACGGCTGGGTCTACAAGATCGAGACCGGCGAGGTGTTCGGCTACGACCCGGACGCGCGCCAATTCATCCTGCTCACGCAGCGGCCCGCGGCGGCGCAGACGCTTCGGCGCGTCGAGATCTGA
- a CDS encoding acetoacetate decarboxylase: MKIADVRSTAFAMPLTNPAYPRGPYRFYNREFIVITYRTDRAALEAVVPEPLEIDEPIVKYEFIRMPDSTGFGDYTETGQVIPVTYKGEKGAYVHAMYLDDDAPIAGGRELWGFPKKLASPKIEHDGDVIVCTLRYGKALCVSASVGYKHRILEAAPIAQSLTQPNFLLKIIPHVDGSPRVLELVRYYMTDIVMKGAWASPAAIDLYSHVACDVARLPVREVISAVHFSADLTLALGEVVFDYLAPDGA; encoded by the coding sequence ATGAAGATCGCCGATGTGCGCAGCACCGCCTTCGCCATGCCGCTCACCAATCCCGCTTATCCGCGCGGACCCTATCGCTTCTACAACCGCGAGTTCATCGTCATCACCTACCGCACCGATCGCGCGGCGCTCGAGGCCGTGGTGCCGGAGCCGCTCGAGATCGACGAGCCGATCGTCAAATATGAGTTCATCCGTATGCCGGATTCGACCGGCTTCGGCGATTATACCGAGACGGGGCAGGTGATCCCGGTCACCTACAAGGGCGAGAAGGGCGCTTATGTCCACGCCATGTATCTCGACGACGACGCGCCCATCGCCGGCGGGCGTGAGTTGTGGGGCTTTCCCAAGAAACTCGCCTCGCCGAAGATCGAGCATGACGGCGACGTCATCGTCTGCACATTGCGTTATGGAAAGGCGCTCTGCGTTTCCGCCTCGGTCGGCTACAAGCATCGCATTCTCGAAGCGGCGCCGATCGCGCAATCGCTGACGCAGCCGAATTTCCTGCTCAAGATCATTCCGCATGTCGACGGTTCGCCGCGCGTGCTGGAGCTGGTGCGCTATTATATGACCGACATCGTGATGAAAGGCGCCTGGGCTTCGCCCGCGGCGATCGATCTCTATTCGCATGTCGCCTGCGACGTCGCGCGGCTGCCGGTGCGCGAGGTGATCTCGGCCGTGCATTTTTCCGCCGATCTCACTCTGGCGCTCGGAGAGGTCGTGTTCGATTATCTCGCGCCGGACGGTGCATGA
- a CDS encoding SulP family inorganic anion transporter, with product MRDDVLASIVVFLVALPLSMGLALVAGYPFENAAAVGLVSGAIGGIVVGLLSGSPLQVSGAANGAAVMVAVFVKDFGLEAIGVIVLVSGLVQVVAGALRFGPIFRAVSPALIQGMLAGIGLLIFASQFHVMVDDIPPGTGREFGGIINLYSLPEAMWKGLTMEEHRPAALVGLLTIILIFAWSEFAPKRLRALPAPLIGVAVSAGFAWYFGLGLKYVPAPDDLFTAITLPTSAALLRLGEGGLWMAGLSLAFVAGAESLITATAIDAMQRHAARTRYNRELVAQGVGNMLCGVLGVLPVSGVIVRSSANVQAGGRTRLSTILHGVWILVFILLLPGVLKLIPVASLAAVLVYAGVKLIRIGFVKILWGQDRVEAGVYAATFVTVVATDVLTGLAVGVGLSVARLLYSFSRFEMQVDEREGRFDVALVGAATFIALPTLAGALEALPSDARVHVDLSRLSFIDHACLDLLVNWEQQLEASGGELALDWESLHGLFNERRLRATPAAS from the coding sequence TTGCGTGACGACGTCCTCGCGTCGATCGTCGTCTTTCTCGTCGCTCTTCCGCTGTCGATGGGCCTCGCGCTCGTCGCCGGCTATCCGTTCGAGAACGCCGCCGCGGTCGGCCTCGTCAGCGGCGCGATCGGCGGCATCGTCGTCGGCCTGCTGTCGGGCTCGCCGCTGCAGGTGAGCGGCGCGGCCAATGGCGCGGCGGTGATGGTGGCGGTGTTCGTCAAGGACTTCGGCCTCGAGGCGATCGGCGTCATCGTCCTCGTCAGCGGCCTCGTCCAGGTCGTCGCCGGCGCGCTGCGCTTCGGTCCGATCTTTCGCGCCGTCTCACCGGCGCTGATTCAAGGGATGCTCGCCGGCATCGGCCTCTTGATCTTCGCCTCGCAATTCCACGTGATGGTGGACGATATTCCGCCGGGCACGGGGCGCGAGTTCGGAGGAATCATCAATCTCTATTCGCTTCCCGAGGCGATGTGGAAAGGCCTGACGATGGAGGAGCATCGGCCGGCGGCGCTGGTCGGCCTGCTCACCATCATCCTGATCTTCGCATGGAGCGAATTCGCGCCGAAGCGCTTGCGCGCGCTGCCGGCGCCGCTGATCGGCGTGGCGGTGAGCGCGGGCTTCGCCTGGTATTTCGGCCTCGGCCTCAAATATGTGCCGGCGCCGGACGATCTTTTCACGGCGATCACGCTGCCGACCAGCGCGGCTCTGCTGCGGCTGGGCGAGGGCGGCTTATGGATGGCGGGTCTCTCGCTCGCCTTCGTCGCCGGGGCCGAATCGCTCATCACCGCCACTGCGATCGACGCGATGCAGCGCCATGCGGCGCGCACGCGCTACAATCGGGAACTCGTCGCGCAGGGCGTCGGCAATATGTTGTGCGGCGTTCTCGGCGTGCTGCCGGTCTCGGGCGTCATCGTGCGCAGCTCGGCCAATGTGCAGGCCGGCGGCCGCACGCGCCTCTCCACGATTTTGCATGGCGTATGGATTTTGGTGTTCATCCTGCTGCTTCCGGGCGTGCTCAAGCTCATCCCCGTGGCGAGCCTCGCGGCCGTGCTCGTCTATGCCGGCGTCAAGCTGATCCGGATCGGCTTCGTGAAGATTCTATGGGGCCAGGACCGGGTCGAGGCCGGCGTCTATGCGGCGACCTTCGTCACTGTCGTCGCCACGGATGTGCTGACCGGTCTCGCCGTGGGCGTCGGCCTCTCGGTCGCGCGGCTGCTCTATAGCTTCTCGCGCTTCGAGATGCAGGTGGACGAGCGCGAGGGGCGTTTCGACGTCGCGCTCGTCGGCGCAGCGACCTTCATCGCTCTGCCGACCCTCGCCGGCGCGCTGGAGGCGCTGCCGTCCGACGCGCGCGTCCATGTCGATCTGAGCCGATTGAGCTTCATCGATCACGCCTGCCTCGATCTGCTGGTGAATTGGGAGCAGCAGCTCGAGGCTTCGGGCGGAGAGCTGGCGCTCGATTGGGAGAGCCTGCACGGCCTCTTCAACGAGCGCAGATTGCGCGCGACTCCGGCTGCTTCCTAG
- a CDS encoding peptide MFS transporter → MTVADRGGSDWFGHPRGLTILFSAEMWERFSYYGMRALLVLYMVEHLLDPAWAGDVLGLAALRRALESLSGPLAIQPFASQIYGLYTGFVYLTPILGGVLADQWLGRRRTVALGGALMAAGHFLMAFEALFLVALALLMLGNGAFKPNIVTQVGGLYAPDDARRDRAYSIFYVGVNIGAFFSPLVAGTLGERVGWHYGFASAGVGMSIGLLIYLLGLPLLPPDPPRERRRDAAPSRDLAGIMTGLLLLFLPAALFWVAYEQQGNTIALFAADATDRNVDLLFWRGEIPVTWFQAVNPLMIFLFTPALVAFWARLAISRREPSTTMKLALGCLLLALSYALLAAAAWVDADGKTSAMWLVAYFALLTLGELHFWPIALSLVSRLAPDRSSVMGLWLASNFLGALAAGWLGGFWSRFSPGGFFLLVAAVALAGSAMIVAFRSKLRELIGERA, encoded by the coding sequence ATGACCGTCGCTGATCGCGGCGGCTCCGACTGGTTCGGCCATCCGCGCGGGCTGACCATCCTGTTCTCGGCCGAGATGTGGGAGCGCTTCTCCTATTATGGGATGCGCGCCCTGCTCGTTCTCTATATGGTCGAGCATCTTCTCGATCCGGCGTGGGCGGGCGATGTGCTCGGCCTCGCCGCGCTGAGGCGCGCGCTGGAGAGCCTCTCCGGCCCGCTCGCGATTCAGCCCTTCGCCTCGCAGATCTACGGGCTCTACACCGGCTTCGTCTATCTGACGCCGATCCTCGGCGGCGTGCTCGCCGACCAATGGCTCGGCCGTCGCCGCACCGTCGCGCTCGGCGGCGCGCTGATGGCCGCCGGCCATTTCCTGATGGCGTTCGAAGCGCTTTTTCTCGTCGCTCTGGCGCTGCTGATGCTCGGCAACGGCGCCTTCAAGCCCAATATCGTCACTCAGGTCGGCGGACTCTATGCGCCGGACGATGCGCGGCGCGACCGCGCCTATTCGATCTTCTATGTCGGAGTGAACATCGGCGCCTTCTTTTCGCCGCTCGTCGCCGGAACGCTGGGCGAGCGGGTCGGCTGGCATTACGGCTTCGCCAGCGCCGGCGTCGGCATGAGCATCGGCCTCCTCATTTATCTCCTCGGCCTGCCCTTGCTGCCGCCGGACCCGCCGCGCGAGAGGCGGCGGGACGCAGCGCCTTCGCGTGATCTCGCAGGGATCATGACGGGGCTGCTGCTGCTGTTCCTGCCTGCGGCGCTGTTCTGGGTCGCCTATGAGCAGCAGGGCAATACGATCGCGCTATTCGCCGCGGACGCGACCGATCGCAACGTCGACCTTCTATTCTGGCGCGGCGAGATTCCGGTGACCTGGTTTCAGGCGGTCAATCCGCTGATGATCTTTCTGTTCACGCCGGCGCTCGTCGCCTTCTGGGCGCGGCTCGCGATCTCGCGGCGAGAGCCCTCGACGACGATGAAGCTCGCGCTCGGCTGTCTCCTGCTCGCGCTCTCTTACGCGCTTCTCGCGGCGGCGGCGTGGGTCGATGCGGACGGCAAGACCTCGGCGATGTGGCTCGTCGCCTATTTCGCGCTTCTCACGCTCGGCGAGCTGCATTTCTGGCCGATCGCGCTGTCGCTGGTGTCGCGCCTCGCGCCGGATCGCTCGTCGGTGATGGGCCTTTGGCTCGCCAGCAATTTTCTCGGCGCGCTCGCGGCGGGCTGGCTCGGTGGATTCTGGTCGCGCTTTTCTCCCGGCGGCTTCTTCCTGCTGGTGGCGGCGGTCGCCCTCGCCGGGAGCGCGATGATCGTCGCTTTCCGTTCGAAGCTGCGCGAATTGATCGGCGAGCGAGCCTGA
- the nhaR gene encoding transcriptional activator NhaR, producing the protein MDRLNYQHLFYFWNVVREGGVSRASEKLRLAQPTISGQLAVFEKTIGAKLFLKQGRNLVMTETGRTVFNYADEIFSLGRELAEALDNRPGARGQRLSVGVSNALHKLLVYRLLEPALNSAPPAHLICFEDKLERLLTELPVHGVDLVISDAPATSAADARIYNHLLGESAVAAFATPALHARCAEGFPHSLDGAPLLLPTTNTALRRSLDQWLDAHGLFPDIVAEIEDSALLKTFASAGAGLFMGPVAMREAIERQYGVELIGTLAGVSERFYAITAQRKVKHPCVAAILERARDFLTSPA; encoded by the coding sequence ATGGACCGGCTCAACTACCAGCACCTGTTCTATTTCTGGAACGTCGTGCGCGAGGGCGGGGTTTCGCGCGCGAGCGAAAAGCTGCGCCTCGCCCAGCCGACGATCAGCGGCCAGCTCGCGGTGTTCGAGAAGACAATCGGCGCCAAGCTGTTCCTCAAGCAGGGCCGCAATCTGGTCATGACGGAGACCGGCCGCACGGTCTTCAATTACGCCGACGAGATTTTCTCGCTCGGACGCGAGCTCGCCGAAGCGCTCGACAATCGCCCGGGCGCGCGCGGCCAGCGCTTGAGCGTCGGCGTGTCCAACGCGCTCCACAAGCTGCTCGTCTATCGCCTGCTGGAGCCGGCGCTCAACTCCGCGCCGCCCGCGCATCTCATCTGCTTCGAGGACAAGCTGGAGCGCCTGCTGACGGAATTGCCGGTGCATGGCGTCGATCTCGTGATCTCCGACGCGCCAGCGACCAGCGCCGCCGATGCGCGCATCTACAATCACCTCCTCGGCGAGAGCGCCGTCGCGGCCTTCGCCACGCCGGCGCTGCACGCGCGCTGCGCGGAAGGGTTTCCGCATTCGCTCGACGGCGCGCCGCTGCTGCTGCCGACGACGAACACGGCGCTGCGCCGCTCGCTCGATCAATGGCTCGACGCCCATGGCCTCTTCCCCGACATCGTCGCCGAGATCGAGGACAGCGCGTTGCTGAAGACGTTCGCCTCCGCCGGCGCCGGCCTCTTCATGGGCCCGGTGGCCATGCGAGAGGCGATCGAACGCCAATATGGCGTCGAGCTCATCGGCACGCTCGCGGGCGTCAGCGAGCGCTTTTATGCCATCACCGCGCAGCGCAAGGTGAAGCATCCTTGCGTCGCCGCGATCTTGGAGCGCGCACGCGACTTTTTGACGAGTCCCGCGTGA